In Rhododendron vialii isolate Sample 1 chromosome 9a, ASM3025357v1, the following are encoded in one genomic region:
- the LOC131299630 gene encoding uncharacterized protein LOC131299630 gives MEVEKQVASTDVVVKEQKPQQEGYTSTLGSYVGPSTIPTSTRPPYNYTEHFTTEEVFSFDKALVDWIRCTGKRRGFVIVIKGSEKCIKNRTPMMRFSCERSGKYRPFVKKVDGKEVVVKQRVRSTGIKKCECPFELKAVKGNDGLTASVHNDTHNHPPTVYLEGHSYARRLSPELTATVVVLSVSLVKPREILTHLKVQDSQNVTTIKTVYNVRQKYQVIEKARRSQMQHLLGRLEKYKYVH, from the exons ATGGAAGTTGAGAAACAAGTTGCTAGCACAGATGTTGTAGTTAAGGAGCAAAAACCGCAGCAAGAG GGTTACACTTCAACGCTTGGTAGTTATGTAGGGCCATCAACTATACCTACTTCCACTCGTCCTCCATACAATTATACAGAGCATTTCACAACGGAGGAG gttttttcatttgataaagCGTTGGTAGATTGGATAAGATGCACTGGTAAACGACGCGGGTTTGTCATTGTGATTAAGGGCTCGGAGAAATGTATTAAGAATCGCACACCTATGATGAGGTTTTCATGTGAAAGAAGCGGTAAGTATAGGCCGTTTGTGAAGAAGGTTGATGGGAAGGAGGTCGTTGTGAAGCAGCGAGTGCGGTCCACGGGCATCAAGAAATGTGAATgcccatttgaattgaaagctgTAAAGGGCAATGATGGTTTGACTGCCTCTGTCCACAATGACACTCACAACCATCCTCCAACGGTGTACTTGGAGGGCCATTCGTATGCCAGGAGGTTATCGCCAGAGCTGACTGCCACGGTGGTTGTTTTGTCAGTCTCTTTGGTGAAACCCAGAGAAATCCTAACCCATTTGAAGGTTCAAGATTCTCAGAACGTAACGACAATCAAAACCGTGTACAATGTACGACAAAAGTACCAAGTGATAGAGAAAGCTAGGAGATCTCAAATGCAACATTTGTTGGGTCGGCTAGAAAAATACAAGTACGTTCATTGA